One part of the Truepera radiovictrix DSM 17093 genome encodes these proteins:
- a CDS encoding MerR family transcriptional regulator — protein MFKIGDFAKLTRVSVKTLHHYDDIGLFKPAYVDPATGYRFYSFEQLPRLNRILVLKALGFSLEQVAKLLEEALSSDDLQGMLRLRQAALEQQVEEARTRLREVSARLYQIQREGKMPEHEVVLKTVAPVWIASARETVLEPERMRERCLALLEEVFGAVEANALAATPTTLALYHDGAEGVDVEMAVFLEPQRGPQQYGRVRVRELPAARMASAVYKGSFNAFEVIGQLHADLGRWLEARGYRVCSPSRELYLQPPEDYSQDGVMELQYPVTKG, from the coding sequence GTGTTTAAGATAGGCGACTTCGCTAAACTCACGCGCGTCTCGGTCAAAACCCTCCATCACTATGACGACATCGGGCTCTTTAAGCCCGCCTATGTGGACCCGGCGACGGGTTACCGCTTCTACTCGTTCGAGCAGCTCCCACGCCTTAACCGCATCTTGGTGCTTAAGGCGTTGGGGTTTAGCCTCGAGCAGGTCGCCAAACTTTTAGAGGAGGCGCTGAGCTCCGACGACCTTCAGGGCATGCTGCGCCTGCGGCAGGCGGCGTTGGAGCAGCAGGTCGAGGAAGCGAGGACGCGCCTGAGAGAGGTCTCTGCGCGCCTTTATCAAATTCAAAGGGAGGGAAAGATGCCCGAACATGAGGTCGTGCTGAAAACCGTTGCGCCCGTCTGGATCGCTTCGGCGCGGGAGACCGTGCTCGAGCCCGAGAGGATGCGCGAGCGGTGCCTAGCGCTCCTAGAGGAGGTCTTCGGGGCGGTCGAAGCGAACGCGCTCGCCGCTACACCGACCACGCTCGCCCTTTATCACGACGGCGCCGAAGGGGTAGACGTCGAGATGGCGGTGTTCCTCGAGCCGCAAAGAGGGCCCCAACAGTATGGCCGTGTGCGCGTCAGGGAGCTGCCCGCCGCGAGGATGGCGAGCGCCGTCTACAAGGGTAGCTTCAACGCCTTTGAGGTCATTGGACAGCTTCACGCCGATCTCGGCCGGTGGCTTGAAGCCAGAGGCTACCGGGTGTGCAGCCCTTCCCGCGAACTCTATCTGCAACCACCTGAGGACTACAGCCAAGACGGGGTGATGGAGCTTCAGTATCCTGTGACGAAGGGGTAA
- a CDS encoding citrate/2-methylcitrate synthase: MEQTIHRGLDGVLIDTSKICSIDGLKGELIYRGYDIRELADKASFEEVIYLLWNGELPTEAELHSFQDELKPHFAVPEEVLGVLRLFPPDASPMHALRTAVSALAAADKDRDGVDLANVRRIGLKLTAQAATLTAALQRLREGKDPVDPHPELGVAANFLYMLSGEEPTEAAVRVMDVALVLHAEHGSNASTFVARATASTLTDVYSAITAAIGSLKGPLHGGANTAVMQMLEQINGVEDVERFVLDKLSQEKARIPGFGHRVYRVLDPRAAILEGVAEKLAAESGDAKWFEMSQEMERVMDREMERRGKQVKPNVDFFSASVYRMLGFPADMYTPIFAVARVPGWMAHLLEQYADNRLMRPKLKYEGPRGKTFVPLSER, encoded by the coding sequence ATGGAACAAACCATTCACCGCGGCCTAGACGGCGTTCTCATCGACACCAGCAAGATCTGCAGCATCGACGGTCTCAAGGGTGAGCTGATCTACCGCGGTTACGACATCCGCGAACTCGCCGACAAAGCCTCCTTTGAAGAGGTCATCTATCTCCTGTGGAACGGCGAGCTACCCACCGAAGCGGAGCTCCACAGCTTTCAAGACGAGCTCAAACCGCACTTCGCCGTTCCAGAGGAGGTGTTAGGAGTCCTCCGCCTGTTCCCACCCGACGCCTCCCCGATGCACGCGCTGCGCACGGCCGTCTCCGCCCTCGCCGCAGCCGACAAAGACCGCGACGGCGTCGACCTCGCCAACGTGCGCCGCATCGGCCTCAAACTCACCGCCCAGGCGGCCACCCTCACCGCCGCGCTGCAGCGGCTGCGCGAGGGCAAAGATCCCGTCGACCCCCACCCAGAACTTGGCGTCGCCGCGAACTTTCTCTACATGCTCTCCGGCGAAGAACCCACCGAGGCCGCCGTTCGGGTCATGGACGTCGCTCTGGTGCTCCACGCCGAGCACGGCTCGAACGCCTCGACGTTCGTCGCGCGCGCCACCGCCTCGACGCTGACCGACGTCTATAGCGCGATCACTGCCGCCATCGGGTCGCTCAAGGGCCCCTTGCACGGCGGCGCCAACACGGCTGTCATGCAGATGCTCGAGCAGATCAACGGCGTCGAGGACGTCGAGCGCTTTGTGCTCGACAAGCTCAGCCAGGAAAAAGCGCGCATCCCCGGTTTCGGGCACCGCGTCTACCGCGTGTTGGATCCGCGCGCGGCCATCTTAGAGGGCGTCGCCGAAAAGCTCGCCGCGGAGTCGGGTGACGCCAAGTGGTTCGAGATGAGCCAGGAGATGGAGCGCGTGATGGACCGCGAGATGGAGCGCCGCGGCAAACAGGTCAAACCCAACGTCGACTTCTTTAGCGCCTCGGTCTACCGGATGCTCGGCTTCCCCGCCGACATGTACACCCCCATCTTCGCCGTCGCGCGCGTACCGGGGTGGATGGCGCACCTCTTAGAGCAGTACGCCGACAACCGCCTGATGCGGCCCAAACTCAAGTACGAAGGCCCCAGGGGCAAGACCTTCGTGCCGCTCAGCGAACGCTAA
- a CDS encoding MgtC/SapB family protein encodes MNDADAIWSLLIATLLGLLVGLERERKRQDRGSIFAGIRTFPLIALFGALSALLQPLVGAAVVPLGLLALGTLLALSYWRTSQGDKVGGTTEVAALVTFGLGVTAGLGFYVTALAGAVIATGVLSLRTELHALAGRLTSEDLYAVVRFAAVSLVVLPLVPDAAYGPWGVLNPRTIWLLVVLISGVSFVGYVATQLFGTQRGLLFSGVVGGLASSTAVTLSFSGRSRELQAQAEPGDGGSGATLLATGVLLATNMTLVRLLVYLSVIKPALVTAVLPPFAGLSAVTLLGAGLLYRRGRSQTAQLPALENPFRLRPALTFALLYAAVALAARAAQELLGPEGLYAAGVLGGLTQLDAITLSVAQGLGGEVDRVTATRALALATAANSLFKVAIAFSRGSPPFARTLFGVLLPAAGACVGLAWWEPHLQD; translated from the coding sequence GTGAACGACGCCGATGCGATCTGGTCGCTGCTGATCGCGACCCTGCTGGGGCTACTCGTCGGGCTCGAGCGCGAGCGCAAACGCCAGGACAGGGGCTCGATCTTCGCGGGCATCCGCACCTTCCCGCTGATCGCGCTTTTCGGCGCGCTCAGCGCGCTTTTGCAACCGCTCGTTGGGGCCGCCGTCGTCCCCTTGGGGCTCCTCGCTTTGGGGACGCTGCTCGCGCTCTCCTACTGGCGCACCTCGCAGGGGGACAAGGTCGGCGGCACCACCGAAGTCGCCGCGCTCGTCACCTTCGGGCTCGGCGTCACAGCGGGGCTGGGGTTTTACGTCACGGCGCTGGCGGGCGCGGTGATCGCCACCGGCGTGCTGTCGCTGCGCACCGAGCTGCACGCCCTCGCGGGCCGCTTGACGAGCGAAGACCTCTACGCCGTCGTGCGCTTTGCGGCCGTCTCGTTGGTCGTCTTGCCGCTGGTACCCGACGCCGCCTACGGCCCTTGGGGGGTGCTCAACCCGCGCACCATCTGGCTCTTGGTGGTGCTCATTTCCGGTGTGTCGTTCGTCGGCTACGTCGCCACGCAGCTTTTCGGCACCCAGCGCGGCCTCCTCTTTAGCGGCGTGGTGGGCGGGCTCGCCTCCTCGACCGCCGTGACGCTCTCTTTTAGCGGCCGCAGCCGCGAGCTGCAGGCGCAAGCGGAGCCAGGCGACGGGGGCTCGGGCGCAACGCTGCTCGCGACCGGCGTGCTGCTCGCGACCAACATGACGCTCGTGCGGCTGCTCGTCTACCTGAGCGTCATCAAACCCGCGTTGGTTACAGCGGTGCTGCCGCCCTTCGCCGGCCTCTCCGCTGTCACGCTGCTCGGCGCGGGGCTGCTCTACCGGCGCGGCCGCTCGCAGACGGCGCAGCTACCGGCGCTCGAGAACCCCTTTCGGCTCCGCCCCGCCCTCACCTTCGCCCTGCTCTACGCCGCTGTGGCCCTCGCGGCGCGCGCCGCACAGGAGCTGCTTGGACCCGAAGGTCTCTACGCCGCAGGTGTCTTGGGCGGGCTGACGCAGCTCGACGCCATCACCCTCAGCGTGGCGCAGGGGCTCGGGGGCGAGGTCGACCGCGTGACCGCGACCCGGGCGCTCGCCCTGGCAACCGCGGCCAACAGCCTCTTCAAAGTGGCCATCGCCTTCTCGCGCGGTAGCCCCCCCTTCGCCCGCACCCTGTTTGGGGTACTTTTACCGGCCGCTGGCGCCTGCGTCGGGCTGGCGTGGTGGGAACCGCACCTGCAAGACTAA
- a CDS encoding HRDC domain-containing protein, whose product MGGESDPTTEAPSAELTAEPRAATLPPEARARLERLEAWRRETAAAEGTPAYIVLRNETLEQLAVHNPQTLAELGEVKGIGPVKLERYGEALLRVLRGDTPQQR is encoded by the coding sequence ATGGGGGGCGAGAGCGACCCGACGACCGAAGCGCCGAGCGCAGAGCTCACGGCCGAACCTCGCGCGGCGACGCTCCCCCCCGAAGCGCGCGCGCGCCTAGAGCGCCTCGAGGCCTGGCGCCGCGAGACGGCTGCTGCCGAGGGCACCCCGGCGTACATCGTCTTGCGCAACGAGACCCTCGAGCAGCTCGCCGTGCACAACCCGCAGACGCTCGCCGAGCTCGGTGAGGTCAAAGGGATTGGGCCGGTCAAGCTCGAGCGCTACGGCGAGGCGCTCTTACGGGTGCTGCGTGGCGACACCCCTCAGCAGCGCTAA
- a CDS encoding thiamine pyrophosphate-dependent dehydrogenase E1 component subunit alpha, translated as MIQEVQRFKPFSAKPIALLSEAGEWRGPFDLDLTEEKLLTMYRDLVRARLLDERLGKLQRMGKTSFVAPAAGHEGAHIGVAHALRPGFDWLFPYYRDMGMVLALGVPPKELFAQSLATRADPNKGRQMPAHPGSAALNVFTAASPIASHLGPAVGAAISMKLRGTGQVAVASFGDGATSEGDFHAAVNFAGVQGAPIVLVCENNRYAISVDFHKQTASENIAVKAHAYGMPGYVVDGMDTLACYYVMQEVVERARSGHGPALVEMVVYRYGAHSSADDDARYRPREEVQRWRQRDPLRRFKAFLERRGLLDDAKEAALRESAEAELAAALKEAEAAGPVPTDWLFDDVYAERPAFLEEQRAQLEGVTRG; from the coding sequence ATGATTCAAGAAGTGCAGCGCTTTAAACCCTTTAGCGCCAAACCGATCGCGCTCCTAAGCGAAGCGGGGGAGTGGCGGGGGCCTTTTGACCTCGACCTCACTGAGGAAAAACTCCTCACGATGTACCGCGACCTCGTGCGCGCGCGGCTTCTAGACGAACGCCTAGGCAAGCTGCAGCGCATGGGCAAGACGAGTTTCGTCGCGCCCGCCGCAGGTCACGAGGGGGCGCACATCGGCGTGGCGCACGCCCTTCGACCGGGGTTCGATTGGCTGTTTCCGTACTACCGCGACATGGGCATGGTGCTCGCCCTGGGCGTGCCGCCCAAAGAGCTCTTCGCGCAGTCGCTCGCGACCCGCGCCGACCCCAACAAGGGGCGGCAGATGCCCGCGCACCCCGGCTCGGCCGCCCTGAACGTCTTTACCGCCGCCTCGCCCATCGCCTCACACCTAGGGCCGGCAGTCGGCGCGGCGATCAGCATGAAGCTGCGGGGGACCGGCCAGGTCGCCGTGGCGAGCTTTGGCGACGGCGCTACCAGCGAGGGCGACTTTCACGCCGCTGTCAACTTCGCCGGCGTGCAGGGCGCTCCCATCGTCTTGGTGTGCGAAAACAACCGCTACGCCATCTCGGTGGACTTTCACAAGCAGACCGCCTCGGAGAACATCGCCGTCAAGGCGCACGCCTACGGGATGCCGGGGTACGTCGTCGACGGCATGGACACGCTCGCTTGCTACTACGTCATGCAGGAGGTCGTCGAGAGGGCGCGTTCCGGGCACGGTCCGGCGCTCGTCGAGATGGTCGTCTACCGCTACGGGGCGCACTCGTCGGCCGACGACGACGCGCGCTACCGCCCGCGCGAAGAGGTGCAGCGGTGGCGGCAGCGCGACCCGTTGAGGCGCTTTAAAGCGTTTTTGGAGCGCCGCGGCCTCCTCGATGACGCCAAGGAGGCGGCCCTTAGGGAGAGCGCCGAAGCGGAGCTCGCGGCCGCCCTCAAAGAGGCCGAAGCGGCGGGGCCGGTACCGACCGACTGGCTCTTCGACGACGTCTACGCCGAGCGGCCCGCCTTTTTGGAGGAGCAGCGCGCGCAGCTCGAAGGGGTGACGCGGGGCTGA
- a CDS encoding alpha-ketoacid dehydrogenase subunit beta, producing MAQLNLVQSVARTLASEMARDERVVVLGEDVGKRGGVFLATEGLFDRFGPDRVIDSPLSEAAILGAAVGMAVHGLRPVAEIQFADYVYPGFDQLVSQAAKLRYRSGGQFYAPMVVRMPAGGGVKGGHHHSQNPETHFVHTPGLKVVYPSSPKDAKGLLTTAIRDDDPVVFMEPKRLYRAFKEEVPDDEYLVPLGKARVRREGDDLVLVSYGGSVAETLKAADALAEQGISAQVLDLRSLLPWDKEAVLEVVARVGRVVLVSEAPKTAGFISEVAATISEEVLDALLAPPVRVAGFDTPYPYAQDRAYLPGVNRILRAVQAVLDY from the coding sequence ATGGCGCAGCTCAACCTGGTGCAGAGTGTAGCGCGGACGCTCGCGAGCGAGATGGCGCGCGACGAGCGCGTGGTCGTCTTAGGTGAGGACGTGGGTAAACGCGGCGGCGTCTTTCTGGCGACCGAGGGGCTGTTCGACCGCTTCGGCCCCGACCGCGTCATCGACTCCCCGCTCTCCGAAGCGGCGATTCTAGGGGCGGCCGTCGGGATGGCCGTCCACGGCTTGCGCCCTGTGGCCGAGATCCAGTTCGCCGACTACGTCTACCCCGGTTTCGACCAGCTCGTCTCGCAAGCGGCGAAGCTGCGCTACCGCTCGGGCGGGCAGTTTTATGCCCCGATGGTCGTCCGCATGCCGGCAGGCGGCGGCGTCAAGGGGGGGCACCACCACTCGCAAAACCCCGAGACGCACTTTGTCCACACCCCCGGCCTGAAGGTGGTCTACCCGTCGTCACCCAAAGACGCCAAAGGGCTTCTGACGACGGCGATTCGCGACGACGACCCGGTCGTGTTTATGGAGCCCAAACGCCTCTACCGCGCCTTTAAAGAGGAGGTGCCGGACGACGAGTACCTGGTGCCGCTCGGCAAGGCGCGCGTGCGCCGCGAGGGCGACGACCTGGTGCTCGTCTCCTACGGCGGTTCGGTCGCCGAAACCCTCAAGGCCGCCGACGCGCTCGCCGAGCAGGGGATCTCGGCGCAGGTGCTCGACCTGCGCTCCTTGCTGCCGTGGGACAAAGAGGCCGTTTTGGAGGTGGTTGCGCGCGTCGGCCGCGTCGTGCTGGTGAGCGAGGCGCCCAAGACGGCCGGGTTTATCAGCGAGGTCGCGGCGACCATCTCCGAGGAGGTGTTAGACGCCCTACTCGCACCCCCCGTGCGCGTAGCGGGCTTTGACACGCCCTACCCTTATGCGCAAGACCGCGCGTACCTGCCTGGGGTCAACCGCATCCTCAGGGCGGTGCAGGCGGTTCTGGACTACTAG
- a CDS encoding dihydrolipoamide acetyltransferase family protein: MPRELVLPELAESVVEGEIVKWLVAEGETVAQDQPVVEVMTDKVTVELPSPFAGTLEKHLVAEGAVVAVHDPIALFSDDATGTQEAGATAEEAPKLEVAEAPTADAPPVTPTGREPSVQAREERSIVEPSSGVGEDDGDALSLFKADKDDPGAPVYQVRRGAAPQAAKATGPYGRPLAVPAARKLARELGLELTAVAGSGPHGRIRVEDVRRAAEASAPAAAEPPSAPAPTPKAPAYKTPAGYEGLEERVPVRGLRRAIANQMVASHLQTVRTLHVDEVDVTELVALRERLKPLAERRGVKLSYLPFIMKAAVAALKRFPVLNASFDEERGEIVLKRFYNLGLAVATDVGLVVPVVKDVDRKSVLEIAGEVSALAAKAREGKLAPEDVRGGTFSITNIGSLGGLFSFPIINVPEAAILGVHSIKKRPVVLPDDTIAARQMLYLSLSFDHRLVDGAEAAQFTSYVIELLGSPESLMLEG, from the coding sequence ATGCCGAGAGAGTTGGTGCTGCCCGAGCTCGCCGAGTCGGTGGTCGAGGGCGAAATCGTCAAGTGGCTGGTCGCCGAAGGGGAGACGGTCGCGCAAGACCAACCGGTCGTCGAGGTGATGACCGACAAGGTGACCGTCGAGTTGCCGAGCCCGTTCGCGGGGACGCTCGAGAAACACCTCGTCGCGGAGGGGGCGGTGGTGGCCGTTCACGACCCCATCGCCCTATTCTCCGACGACGCGACCGGGACGCAGGAGGCGGGCGCGACCGCCGAGGAGGCGCCCAAGCTCGAGGTCGCCGAGGCGCCGACGGCTGACGCGCCCCCCGTGACCCCGACCGGGCGTGAGCCGAGCGTGCAGGCGCGCGAGGAGCGCTCCATCGTCGAACCGAGCAGCGGTGTGGGCGAAGACGACGGCGACGCCCTCAGCCTCTTTAAAGCCGACAAAGACGACCCCGGCGCCCCCGTCTATCAGGTGCGGCGGGGCGCGGCGCCCCAAGCGGCGAAGGCGACCGGCCCCTACGGCCGCCCGCTGGCGGTGCCCGCGGCGCGCAAGCTCGCCCGCGAGCTCGGGCTCGAGCTCACCGCGGTCGCGGGCAGCGGCCCGCACGGGCGCATCCGCGTCGAGGACGTGCGCCGCGCCGCCGAAGCGAGCGCCCCCGCCGCGGCGGAGCCGCCCTCGGCGCCCGCCCCGACCCCCAAAGCGCCCGCCTACAAGACCCCGGCTGGCTACGAGGGGCTCGAGGAGCGCGTCCCCGTGCGCGGGTTGCGGCGCGCCATCGCCAACCAGATGGTCGCCTCGCACCTGCAGACGGTCCGCACGCTGCACGTCGACGAGGTCGACGTCACCGAACTCGTCGCCCTGCGCGAGCGCCTCAAACCCTTAGCCGAGCGGCGCGGCGTCAAGCTCTCGTACCTGCCCTTCATCATGAAAGCGGCCGTGGCGGCGCTCAAGCGCTTTCCGGTGCTGAACGCCAGCTTCGACGAGGAGCGGGGCGAAATCGTCCTTAAGCGCTTTTACAACCTCGGGCTCGCGGTCGCGACCGACGTCGGCCTGGTGGTGCCGGTAGTCAAGGACGTCGACCGCAAGAGCGTGCTCGAGATCGCCGGCGAGGTGAGCGCGCTCGCGGCGAAGGCGCGCGAGGGCAAGCTCGCCCCCGAGGACGTGCGCGGCGGCACCTTTAGCATCACCAACATCGGCTCACTGGGCGGGCTCTTCAGCTTCCCCATCATCAACGTGCCCGAGGCGGCTATCTTGGGCGTGCATTCGATCAAAAAGCGCCCCGTGGTGCTGCCGGACGACACGATCGCCGCGCGGCAGATGCTCTACCTCTCGCTCTCGTTCGACCACCGCCTCGTCGACGGGGCGGAGGCGGCGCAGTTTACAAGCTACGTCATCGAGCTCCTGGGGTCGCCGGAGTCGCTGATGCTCGAGGGCTAG
- the pgm gene encoding phosphoglucomutase (alpha-D-glucose-1,6-bisphosphate-dependent): MHDLAGKPAPPESLPNVPRLMAAYYTTQPDPTKASQRVAFGTSGHRGSSLTGSFNEAHILAVAQALCDYRTQAGITGPLFIGMDTHALSEAAFGTALEVFAANGVEVRYQEGLGYTPTPAVSHAILTFNRGKDAGLADGVVITPSHNPPEDGGFKYNPPSGGPADTDVTKWVEARANALLEGGLRGVKRLPLARALRADTTRPYDFVKPYVEDLGEVLDLEAIAAAGLRLGVDPMGGAGLAYWEPIAEHYGLDVHLVNRRVDPAFSFMTLDKDGKIRMDCSSPYAMASLIGLKDDFDIAFGNDPDFDRHGIVTKSSGLLNPNHYLAVAVNYLFQHRPGWRRDAAVGKTLVSSSMIDRVAESLGRTLAEVPVGFKWFVEGLLGGAYGFGGEESAGASFLRRDGTVWTTDKDGFIMDLLAAEITAITGRDPGEHYRELQARFGAPLYERMDAPATPEQKAALSALSPEQVTADTLAGDPITAKLTRAPANGAPIGGLKVVTSSGWFAARPSGTEDIYKIYAESFRGQEHLARIQQEAQEIVAAAFREAGL; this comes from the coding sequence ATGCACGACCTCGCCGGCAAACCCGCCCCCCCCGAGTCGTTACCCAACGTCCCGCGCCTCATGGCGGCCTACTACACCACCCAGCCCGACCCCACCAAGGCGTCGCAGCGGGTCGCCTTCGGCACCTCCGGGCACCGCGGTTCGTCGCTCACGGGCAGCTTTAACGAGGCGCACATCCTAGCAGTCGCCCAAGCGCTCTGCGACTACCGCACCCAGGCGGGCATCACCGGGCCGCTCTTTATCGGTATGGACACGCACGCCCTTTCCGAGGCGGCTTTCGGCACGGCGCTCGAGGTCTTCGCCGCCAACGGCGTCGAGGTGCGCTACCAAGAGGGGCTCGGCTACACCCCGACGCCCGCCGTGTCGCACGCGATTCTGACCTTTAACCGGGGCAAAGATGCGGGGCTCGCCGACGGCGTGGTCATCACCCCGTCGCACAACCCGCCCGAAGACGGCGGCTTTAAGTACAACCCACCCTCGGGCGGCCCCGCCGACACGGACGTCACCAAGTGGGTCGAGGCGCGCGCCAACGCGCTCCTGGAGGGAGGTCTCAGGGGGGTCAAGCGGCTCCCGCTGGCGCGGGCGCTGCGCGCCGACACGACCCGCCCCTACGATTTTGTCAAGCCCTACGTCGAGGATCTCGGGGAGGTGCTCGACCTGGAGGCCATCGCGGCGGCCGGGCTCAGACTGGGGGTCGACCCGATGGGGGGCGCCGGCCTCGCCTACTGGGAGCCCATCGCCGAACACTACGGCCTCGACGTGCACCTTGTGAATCGCCGCGTCGACCCCGCGTTTTCGTTTATGACGCTTGACAAAGACGGCAAGATCCGCATGGACTGCTCCTCGCCCTACGCCATGGCGAGCCTCATCGGGCTCAAAGACGACTTCGACATCGCCTTCGGCAACGACCCCGACTTCGACCGCCACGGCATCGTTACGAAAAGCAGCGGGCTTTTAAACCCCAACCACTACCTCGCGGTAGCGGTCAACTACCTCTTTCAGCACCGCCCGGGGTGGCGGCGTGACGCGGCGGTCGGCAAGACACTCGTCTCGAGCTCGATGATCGACCGCGTGGCCGAGAGCCTAGGCAGGACGCTGGCCGAGGTGCCAGTGGGGTTCAAGTGGTTTGTCGAGGGGCTTTTGGGGGGCGCTTACGGTTTCGGCGGCGAGGAGTCGGCGGGAGCGTCCTTTTTGCGCCGCGACGGGACGGTCTGGACGACCGACAAAGACGGCTTCATCATGGACCTCTTGGCGGCCGAGATCACGGCCATTACGGGTCGTGACCCCGGCGAACACTACCGTGAGCTTCAGGCGCGCTTCGGCGCACCCCTTTACGAGCGCATGGACGCCCCCGCGACGCCCGAGCAAAAAGCCGCGCTGAGCGCGCTCTCCCCCGAACAGGTCACAGCCGACACGCTAGCGGGCGACCCCATCACCGCCAAGCTGACGCGCGCCCCCGCCAACGGCGCCCCCATCGGCGGCCTTAAGGTCGTCACCTCCTCGGGATGGTTCGCCGCCCGCCCGTCGGGCACCGAGGACATCTACAAGATCTACGCCGAGTCGTTTCGGGGCCAAGAGCACCTCGCGCGCATCCAACAAGAGGCGCAGGAGATCGTCGCGGCGGCCTTTCGTGAGGCGGGTCTTTAA
- a CDS encoding helix-turn-helix transcriptional regulator: MNPLPLLKAANPPVINLHCGISRLKREMVLALKGAGVPTVSSSEPLLSRLHLILDAPLGWALWRSLELEGQSKVVVSDNPCPEYRLDLLESEPLALLHDVSVTDIVLMLRGEKCASVRLPYTPLSTTERLTLKLIAMDYSNDSIARLRGVETQTVKNVVRNLYQKLYLKTRLQAAHYYFGNWHLLKGWTPPPHVALPEEMSS, encoded by the coding sequence GTGAACCCGCTACCGCTCCTTAAGGCGGCCAATCCGCCTGTCATCAACCTGCACTGCGGTATTTCCCGGCTGAAACGCGAGATGGTTTTAGCGCTCAAGGGAGCAGGTGTGCCCACCGTTTCAAGCTCCGAGCCTCTCCTCTCGAGGCTTCACCTCATCTTAGACGCACCGCTCGGTTGGGCTCTTTGGCGATCTTTGGAGCTCGAGGGGCAGAGCAAGGTCGTCGTCAGCGACAACCCTTGCCCTGAATACCGGCTCGACCTACTCGAATCAGAGCCGCTTGCGCTCCTGCACGACGTTTCAGTTACCGACATCGTGCTGATGTTGCGGGGTGAGAAGTGTGCCTCTGTTCGGCTGCCGTACACACCCCTTAGCACCACCGAACGCCTGACGTTAAAGCTCATCGCCATGGACTACAGCAACGACAGCATAGCCCGTTTACGGGGCGTAGAAACGCAGACCGTTAAGAATGTCGTTCGCAACCTCTACCAGAAGCTCTACCTCAAGACGCGGTTGCAGGCCGCCCACTACTATTTTGGCAACTGGCATCTGCTTAAAGGCTGGACGCCGCCACCACACGTCGCCCTGCCGGAAGAGATGAGTAGTTGA
- a CDS encoding TlpA family protein disulfide reductase, translating to MIPIRYVRRLRALFVFALIAGPIAWAQDAMSLPWRLGPGPGTVVTLPEVETVQGDVIATGVPSLVFFTMLSNSVESAFEHAALATVWQERYPGVQVILVDTRSDAEEVRRWVQATGVEVSVVADADDAFEEAFDTNRLPILYLLDESGVIQDKIVGGDLGRLTEFNQVLAWAASRAWEKVVAQRSDWLVVGKAPYRELADVPLGGGHPTVVYHTDPLCSPCQEVAEGLQRELNALTKRYPEVSIVILEVGAKAGDVEALHELLEGYVELYGREAAPAQLLMMVERGRLAGAETVQLPREGWAQNIKLVTYEPGDTNDPGRWWGQTPVPGLMVFDATGVYRGPAPLWLGPFRAEALREAITTLIADL from the coding sequence GTGATTCCGATCAGGTACGTGAGGCGTCTGCGTGCTCTCTTTGTCTTTGCCTTGATAGCTGGACCAATAGCTTGGGCACAGGACGCTATGAGCCTTCCGTGGCGGCTCGGGCCGGGGCCGGGTACGGTGGTAACGCTTCCTGAAGTGGAGACCGTACAAGGTGACGTGATCGCGACTGGCGTTCCCAGTCTCGTCTTTTTCACGATGCTGTCTAACAGTGTTGAATCGGCCTTTGAGCACGCTGCGCTCGCGACCGTCTGGCAAGAGCGCTACCCGGGAGTGCAGGTCATCTTGGTGGACACCCGCAGTGACGCCGAGGAGGTTCGCCGCTGGGTACAAGCTACCGGCGTCGAGGTCTCTGTGGTCGCTGACGCGGACGACGCCTTCGAGGAAGCGTTCGATACCAACCGCCTTCCGATCCTCTATTTGTTGGACGAGTCGGGCGTCATTCAGGACAAAATTGTGGGGGGGGATCTGGGGCGCCTTACCGAATTCAACCAAGTCTTAGCGTGGGCGGCGTCGAGAGCTTGGGAGAAGGTGGTCGCTCAGCGTTCTGATTGGCTCGTCGTAGGAAAAGCGCCGTACCGGGAGCTAGCCGACGTTCCTCTTGGCGGCGGTCATCCAACCGTTGTCTATCACACTGATCCCCTTTGTTCTCCGTGTCAGGAGGTGGCTGAAGGGCTCCAGCGCGAACTCAACGCTTTAACCAAAAGGTATCCAGAGGTATCCATCGTCATCTTGGAGGTGGGTGCGAAGGCGGGGGATGTAGAGGCGCTACACGAGCTGCTTGAAGGCTATGTCGAACTGTACGGGCGCGAAGCGGCACCTGCTCAGCTGCTGATGATGGTCGAGCGTGGTCGTCTCGCTGGAGCTGAAACGGTCCAGCTTCCTAGAGAGGGATGGGCACAGAACATCAAGTTGGTTACCTACGAGCCTGGAGACACCAACGATCCAGGTCGCTGGTGGGGTCAAACACCAGTCCCAGGCCTAATGGTCTTCGACGCTACGGGGGTCTACCGGGGTCCGGCACCGCTTTGGCTAGGGCCATTTCGTGCAGAAGCGCTCCGAGAAGCCATCACGACGCTGATAGCTGACCTCTAA